CACAGATGCCATGCTCCAGAACATGGAGGCCCAGCGGCAGCGCCGGGGCCAGGAAACCAAGCAGCACAGGGAGGCGGAGGCCAAGTGGTGCTGAAAAgacgggtgggggtggggggaggcggcCAGGAGCTCCTCTGacccgcctccccccaccccagcatgaACCTCAAAGTGCAACAGCTGCCCAAGGAGCAGCAAGTGTCACCAACAGGTGTGCAGCCCGCCCCCCGGAAGGAGCcggtgggaggaggaagagctggGTGCTGAGAGGCGCCCCGCGAGCCCCCAACCTAGTCCGGAGGGCTTCAGCCGGTCCTGCCCCCAACCGGCAGCAGGCCTACCGCAAGCTCAACCCGAGGATCGCGAGCTCAACAAGGGTTAACTGAGGGGCGCGGGCATGGCTGAGCTCACTCGGCAGGTTGGCTACTCCCCCTCGGCCCGGACTCCCAAACCTGGAGTGTCACCTTCCAGCAGCTGCGTGGCAGGGGCAGGGCggcccccctcccagccccttcctTATGGGTCCTGGCTGCGCCCGGCAGCGCGGGGGTGGGGGTCCGGCCTTGCCCTGAGCCGAGCGTAGGGCCCCTCCTCCAGGCCATCAAGGACGCGGAGGCCCAAGTGGACAGGCTCCGGTAGGAGGCCCAAAAGGCGGAGGAGACGCTGGCCCTGGCCAGGCTGGAGCGCGGGGGGCGGGCCCAGGAGGGTGGGCGGGGCTTGGGCTGGGGGCCAGAGGGGCCCGGGGAGGGGATCGGGCGCGAGCCCGCCGGTTGGTCCCCCACTTACATCCCCACAGGGGAGGAGGCACCCGGGCTGAAGTGTCAGGTCACCGAGCTCCACAACATGCTGTTGAAGGACGTGGGTGATCGCATCCGCGCTGACGGCAGGTCACTGGTCCCGGCCGGCGAGGGGCGAAGGATGAGCCGAGGCTTCGGGCGGACGGCAGTGACCTGGCAGCCACAGCCAGGTAGCCTCTTGTCATCGACCCTTCAGGCCAGGCGGCACCTTGCTGCGCTACCAGGACACCAACTATGTGGACGCCGTGAACCCAGACCACCTGAGGCCGGAGAGGATCAGGCTGGCGCTGCCGGGGGCGCTCGGGTGAGGCTGGTGGAAGGCGGGAGGCCCCGGCCCTCCCCGcgcccccccgccctccccgcagGTTCGGGAAGCCGCGGGTGTCCAACCTGCGTGAAGTGGACCTGTTCCCAGCGGTGCAGCAGCAGCTGGAGGCGGTGCAGCCGGGCCTGGTGCAGGATCTGCTGGGCCGCGGGCTGCTGGAGCGGGAGAGGTACCTGCCGCTGGCCGAAGGCCCGAGTACAGCCCCAGTGCCAGGAGGCGCGCCTGGGGCACTTCCGCCCCTTCGGAGTCACCAAGGTTCGGTGGCTGCTGCGCCCCAGGGCGCCGGGTCCGCTAACGTGCACGCCTCCGCATCAGGGCTCTGGGCGTGCCGCGCAGGGGAGGGGGCCGGCCTGGAGCCCCAGCTGGGGGACCCCGGCCGGCGGGCCCCTGGGGGCGGAGTAGGCGGGCCCAACCAGttcctcccgctgtggagcagtGCAC
This genomic window from Kogia breviceps isolate mKogBre1 chromosome 17, mKogBre1 haplotype 1, whole genome shotgun sequence contains:
- the IQANK1 gene encoding LOW QUALITY PROTEIN: IQ motif and ankyrin repeat domain-containing protein 1 (The sequence of the model RefSeq protein was modified relative to this genomic sequence to represent the inferred CDS: inserted 1 base in 1 codon; substituted 4 bases at 4 genomic stop codons) — encoded protein: MVLRQDREGLLRGQEERAVASQPLHATVPRAVCICCGGDATSSLAALIAASAGHESVKETEERSPYAASCLRVPSRAPCRPGSRGVCCGASSTGRTVEGTFLILSPAGPTAEDQAATTIQRAFRKLLARTEQARREQDHQDYLELMEKLQREAFVALLRREQEAARRQXEEAAAAERRRQEERQRAARLLEAAFDGNLGEIQAVLREGGGGPXARGAADRRPAQVDALLNREAAAGGQSLAIQLLAKQGASRNSKGAFGRTPLYRAAFGGNLEAVELLLKLGGDPRVYADDGSTPEQEASLDAVVSMLQSWDLSLTDAMLQNMEAQRQRRGQETKQHREAEAKCMNLKVQQLPKEQQVSPTGVQPAPRKEPAHSAGWLLPLGPDSQTWSVTFQQLRGRGRAAPLPAPSLWVLAAPGSAGVGVRPCPEPSVGPLLQAIKDAEAQVDRLRXEAQKAEETLALARLERGGRAQEGEEAPGLKCQVTELHNMLLKDVGDRIRADGRXPLVIDPSGQAXTLLRYQDTNYVDAVNPDHLRPERIRLALPGALGFGKPRVSNLREVDLFPAVQQQLEAVQPGLVQDLLGRGLLERERYLPLAEGPSTAPVPGGAPGALPPLRSHQGSVAAAPQGAGSANVHASASGLWACRAGEGAGLEPQLGDPGRRAPGGGVGGPNQFLPLWSSAQSGRRGSLWSPHRPQIWRSRRGGRWGAGGWTDRQTRGKT